Within the bacterium genome, the region CCTTATTTTATTCCTTGTATATATAGGCTTTGTGTTTGTTTTGTCAATTATAAAAGGGATGTTATTCTTCGCTAAATATTTCTCAATCTCTTTCCTTTCAATATCAATCAATGGCCTTATAATTCTAATTCCATCCATCTCCCTTTTTTCTTCTATTCCATAAGGGCTTTCTCCCCTTATGATATGAAATAGGATTGTTTCTATATTATCATCAAGATTGTGCCCTAATGCGATGCTTTTTGCATTTATTTCCTTCGCAACTTTTAAAAAAAAATCATATCTTGCCCTTCTTGCCATCCTTTGTGAATGAATAGGGTTTTCCCATCTTTCAACATAAAGCGCCAGGTTAAGCCTCTCTGCTATGCCTTTAACAAATTCTGCATCTTTCTCCGATTCCTTTCTAAGGCAATGGTTGAAATGGCAGAGGGAAAGAGAAAGAGAAAACCTTTTCTTTAGTGAATAAAGTAGATAAACAAGGGCTGTTGAATCGCAACCACCAGAGGCTCCAATTAAGATGTTATCTCCCTGCGAAACAAGTGTTTCAAGCTCCTTCAAAACCACAAGCCTAATTCTATCTTTTTTCAATTTTAGGTTTGGCTGCTTTAAATTCATAAAGGATTGATGAGATAACAAAAAAGGCTGCATATTCTGTTTTTATGATTGCATCCCCTAATGATACAGAAATTCCACCTATTTTTTGAATAGCTTCTATCTCGCTCTTGTCAAATCCACCCTCTGGTCCAATAAAAACAGAGATTTTTTTTGAAGATTTATGGGAGGTAAGAATAGGCTTAAAATGGGTTTTTCTTTCCTCCTCCCAGGGGACAATTATCAAATCATCCCCTTTTATTTCTTCTATTGCTCTATCAAGCGAAAGACAATTGGAAATATGGGGAAGGAGGGAAGAGCCAGAGGTAAGGAATGAGGATTTTGCAATATTCTTAAGCCTTTCAATGTTTTCCTTTTTTGGGATAGACCTTTTTGCAATAAGGGGAATTATCCTTTTTATAGAAAATCCTCCCAGCATTTCAACTACCAAATCCATCTTTGGATGCTTTGGAAGAGCCTGGACAAGGGTAATCTCAATGGAGGGAGGCTTTAATTTTTCCCTTTTTGTAATTTTGACAATACATTCTTTTCTATCTATTTTCTCTATTATCCCTTTAAACCTCCCACATTTTCCATCAAGGATGACAATTGTGTCTTTTTCTTTAAGCCTTAAAACCTTGATGTGCTTTAGGGTCTCTTTCTCTTTAATAATTGTAATATCCCTTGGTTCTTCTACAAAAAATCTATTTTCCAATCTCTTATAAAAATACCACAAGGTGAAAAAAAGGTCAAGTTTAAAGTTATACCATTTTACTCGCCTTGTTTTGCTATTTGAATTTAATAAGAACCTTTACAAAATACATTACATTTTCTATACTTAATCTATGCCTGAAGAATCTATAGAAGAGCTTTTAGCCCTTATGGTTGAGGCAAAGGCATCAGACCTTTTTATTAAGGTGGGAAGCCCTCCAACCATAAGGGTTGCAGGAAGGCTTGTTAACTTACAATCTGAAAAATGGAAGGAAAGGAGGCTTACTCCACAAGAAACAGAAAGCTTTGCATATTCTGTAATGAATGAAAAGCAGAGAAAGAATTTTGAAGAGAAGATGGAGCAAGACCTTGCCTATTCTGCCTCTGGCTTAGGAAGGTTTAGAATCAATATATTTAGGCAGAGAAACTCAATAGCTATGGCATTAAGGCTTGTTCCTTTTAACATCCCGCCATTTGAAGATTTAAATCTTCCCGAGGTCATAAGGGAGCTTTCTGAAACCGAAAGGGGAATAATTATAGTAACCGGTGTAACCGGCTCGGGAAAATCAACCACCCTTGCTTCTATGGTAGACCATATAAACAAACAAAGGAGGTGCCATATTGTAACCATTGAAGATCCTATAGAATTTCTCCACAGGGATAATCTTTCCATTGTCAATCAAAGGGAGGTTGAGATGGATACCCTATCATTTAATGATGCCTTAATCCATGTGGTCAGACAGAATCCAGATGTAATAATGGTGGGTGAAATGAGGGATATAACAAGTCTTCAGGCGGCTTTATCTGCGGCTGAAACAGGACACTTTGTCCTTACCACAATGCACACTTTGGATGCAACCCAGACATTGGAGAGGATAATAAACTTCTTTCCACCCTATCAGCATAACCAAATAAGGATGCAGCTTGTTCTCTGCCTTAAGGCAATTATTTCCTTAAGGCTTCTTCCAAGGTGTGATATAGAGGGAAGGGTCCCCGCCTGTGAGATCTTGGTTGCTACACCATTTATTAAGAAGCTTATTGAGGAAAATAAGATCTCTCAGATTCCAACAGCTATTGCAGACGGCGATTTTTATGGAATGCAAACATTTAATCAATCTTTAATAAGCCTTTATCAAAGGGGAATGGTAAGCTATGACGATGCCCTCTCTGCCTCAACGAATCCTGAGGAGTTTAAGCTAAATATAAGGGGGATATACTCTGGAAAGGATGTAATTATGGAGGAATATATACCAAAAGAAGAAGAAATTTTAAGTAAGGAAGAGGTTAAACAGAAACCTCCCTCCAGCATTTTAAAAACAAAAGACCAATTTTCATTGTAATCTGTGGTTATCAAGTAAACTCCGTATTAAGGAGCTAAACACATACCAATTTACCTTATGAAAATAAAGGTTTTAATTGCTATTGCCTGGCTTATTGTAATGACCTTTCTTTTAAAAAAGGAGGGGTTTTTTTCAAAAGAGTATAGCCTTACATATTATGATATTTTTGGAAAGAAAGACCCTTACAGAGAAGAATACCTTGGAATCTATCTTGATAATGAAAAGATTGGCTTCTCAAAGAGCTATATTGATGCATATTCCTTTCCAGGCAATAGGGTTGGATTCAGCATATCCAATGAAACAAGGTTATTTGTCAAGGCATTTGGAGAAAGAAGCTCTATCAATATCACCACAGAGGTTTTAATTGATGATAAATACAGGCTTTCCTCATTTTCTTCTCTTCTTTCCTCAGAGCAATACAAGATAGAAGCAAAGGGAGAGAGGGTAAATAACAAAATAATCGCCTCCCTTTATTCGGGAGGAAACCTGGTAGGTAAGATGGAATACAAAGAGAAGGATTTTATTTCAAGCTTTGTTCCAACATTGCCCGAGCTCTCTGAGGGGAGGGTTTATTGTTTAAAAAGCTTTGACCCATTTGGGATAATGGGGAATGAAAAAATAACCCTTAAGGTTTTAAAGAAAACAACAATAATGTTCGATGATGAGCTTTATGAGACATATCCCATTGTTATTTCATATCAAAGTATTAAAGCAAAGCTTTATGCTACAAGGGATGGGAGAATATTGAAGGCATATCTTCCTCAAGGTTTCATAGCGAAGAGGGAGGATAAAAAAAAAGAAGATATGGTCAAATTCTCATATCCAGATATCTCAAGGCTTTCCTCTATACCATCAAATAGGATAATAAAAGAGCCAAGAAAGGTTTCCTATTTTAAGATAAAGATGGATAAAAAGGTTCTTGTGATAAAGAAGGATGCCTTTCCAGAGATACCCTACACACTTCCCATCAAGGAATATAAAGAATGGACAAAAGAGACAGCCTTTGTTCAGGCAAATGACAAAAGGATTATAGAAAAGGCAAAAGAGATTGTGGGTAAAGAAAAAAATAGCCAGAAAGCCTCAATTTTGATTATGGAATGGGTTTATACTACCCTTTCCCAAAAGCCAGCATTTAGCCTTCCCTCTGCCATTGAGGTTTTAAAAAACAAGAGAGGTGATTGCAATGAGCATACAATATTATTTACAGCTCTCTGCAGGTCTATTGGAATCCCAACCAAGATGGTGGTTGGCTTGTCCTATTCTGACAAAAGGTTTTATTACCACGCCTGGGCTAAGGTATTCTGTGGGAAATGGGTATCAATGGATCCAACATTCAACCAGGCACCAACAGATGCAACACACATTCCTTTGATAGAAGGAGACATAGGAGAGCAGATTGGATTGTTGGGATATATAGGGAATGTAAAGATAGAGGTGTTGGAATATGATTAAATTAGAGAATCTATCAAAGACATTTGGGAATGTAAGGGCAGTTGATAACATAAGCCTCAAGATAAAAGAGGGAGAATTTTTTTGCCTCTTAGGTCCAAATGGTGCGGGGAAGACAACAACCTTAAAGCTTATTACAGGCTTGCTTAAACCATCAGGTGGAAAAATTACCATAGGTGGATATGACATAAACAAGGAGCCTATTGCTGCAAAGAGGCTATTGGGCTATATTCCAGACATTCCATTTCTCTATGACAAGTTAACCCCAAGGGAGTTTTTAAGCTTTATCAAGGATTTATATGAAGTAGATAATAGCGGCGATGAACTTCTTTCCCTATTTGAAATATCAGATTATAAGGATACATTGATTGAGGAGTTTTCCCATGGAATGAAACAGAGGATATGCTTTTGTGCAATGCTTTTACACAATCCATCCTATATTGTGATTGATGAACCTATGGTTGGACTTGACCCA harbors:
- the tilS gene encoding tRNA lysidine(34) synthetase TilS — its product is MKKDRIRLVVLKELETLVSQGDNILIGASGGCDSTALVYLLYSLKKRFSLSLSLCHFNHCLRKESEKDAEFVKGIAERLNLALYVERWENPIHSQRMARRARYDFFLKVAKEINAKSIALGHNLDDNIETILFHIIRGESPYGIEEKREMDGIRIIRPLIDIERKEIEKYLAKNNIPFIIDKTNTKPIYTRNKIR
- a CDS encoding RsmE family RNA methyltransferase, with product MENRFFVEEPRDITIIKEKETLKHIKVLRLKEKDTIVILDGKCGRFKGIIEKIDRKECIVKITKREKLKPPSIEITLVQALPKHPKMDLVVEMLGGFSIKRIIPLIAKRSIPKKENIERLKNIAKSSFLTSGSSLLPHISNCLSLDRAIEEIKGDDLIIVPWEEERKTHFKPILTSHKSSKKISVFIGPEGGFDKSEIEAIQKIGGISVSLGDAIIKTEYAAFFVISSILYEFKAAKPKIEKR
- a CDS encoding type IV pilus twitching motility protein PilT gives rise to the protein MPEESIEELLALMVEAKASDLFIKVGSPPTIRVAGRLVNLQSEKWKERRLTPQETESFAYSVMNEKQRKNFEEKMEQDLAYSASGLGRFRINIFRQRNSIAMALRLVPFNIPPFEDLNLPEVIRELSETERGIIIVTGVTGSGKSTTLASMVDHINKQRRCHIVTIEDPIEFLHRDNLSIVNQREVEMDTLSFNDALIHVVRQNPDVIMVGEMRDITSLQAALSAAETGHFVLTTMHTLDATQTLERIINFFPPYQHNQIRMQLVLCLKAIISLRLLPRCDIEGRVPACEILVATPFIKKLIEENKISQIPTAIADGDFYGMQTFNQSLISLYQRGMVSYDDALSASTNPEEFKLNIRGIYSGKDVIMEEYIPKEEEILSKEEVKQKPPSSILKTKDQFSL
- a CDS encoding transglutaminase-like domain-containing protein, whose protein sequence is MKIKVLIAIAWLIVMTFLLKKEGFFSKEYSLTYYDIFGKKDPYREEYLGIYLDNEKIGFSKSYIDAYSFPGNRVGFSISNETRLFVKAFGERSSINITTEVLIDDKYRLSSFSSLLSSEQYKIEAKGERVNNKIIASLYSGGNLVGKMEYKEKDFISSFVPTLPELSEGRVYCLKSFDPFGIMGNEKITLKVLKKTTIMFDDELYETYPIVISYQSIKAKLYATRDGRILKAYLPQGFIAKREDKKKEDMVKFSYPDISRLSSIPSNRIIKEPRKVSYFKIKMDKKVLVIKKDAFPEIPYTLPIKEYKEWTKETAFVQANDKRIIEKAKEIVGKEKNSQKASILIMEWVYTTLSQKPAFSLPSAIEVLKNKRGDCNEHTILFTALCRSIGIPTKMVVGLSYSDKRFYYHAWAKVFCGKWVSMDPTFNQAPTDATHIPLIEGDIGEQIGLLGYIGNVKIEVLEYD
- a CDS encoding ABC transporter ATP-binding protein, whose amino-acid sequence is MIKLENLSKTFGNVRAVDNISLKIKEGEFFCLLGPNGAGKTTTLKLITGLLKPSGGKITIGGYDINKEPIAAKRLLGYIPDIPFLYDKLTPREFLSFIKDLYEVDNSGDELLSLFEISDYKDTLIEEFSHGMKQRICFCAMLLHNPSYIVIDEPMVGLDPKSIHLVKKILKERTKMGAAVILSTHQLSLAEELSDRISIIHKGKIIAEGSPLFLKDLQKKESLEEAFLEITK